TGTGGTCCTGCGCGCCGTAGAAAATTGCCGCGACAACGATTGCGCGGCTATGTTCCACCGGTAGAAACCAAATAGCCGCCTTGTCCCGCCGTAGAAGCCGAATCCCGGGATGAATATCGGGGCGCATCCCGATATAGGGCGTATCGACGAGACGATCGACCTCGACATGCAATTTGCGGATCCGTTTAGCAGTACGCTCCACCGCCTGTCAGGCGCATCCCCAAGTTCGACATAGGCGTCGAACAGATGATCGAAGATCAGCTCGAAATCGCGTTCGGCATCCTCAGAATATTCAAGAGTCCACACGAACAACCCGTCGCTTCCGCTCGATCATTGCCGCGACGCGGCTTTCTATTTCCGTCGCAGAAATCATTGGCCCGTTCAATCGCTGCTGGACCAATTCGCGGAGCGCTGCGGTTTCGACGGCCTCAGATTCGGTCTTTTGGCGTAGCAGTTCCAGGCCATGTTGAAGAACGGAACTCATGCTGGGATACCGGCCGCTCTCCACCAGCGAACGGGCAAACGCATCCTGCTGGTCCGTCAGCGAAATCGAGGATTTCACGCTCATCCGCTTAACTCCCTTGAGCCTTGCTACTCAGTAGCATATTTTTCAAATCTGATGAGATGACCGTCAGGGCGGCAGTGCCAAGGACGTCGGCCCGGATCGTTTTTAATGATCAGCAGGTGGCGCACTTAGTCGAGCGATCAGCGATTGCCGCCGTCGCGGGTGGCGACCCTGCCGAGCTTGAGAAAAGGCTTACATTCCCCGGTCACTCGCTTATGCACGGGTCTAGCGTCTTCGGCGCAGATCGACGAGCGCTAGGTGCAAAGCAATTGGGGCACGCTCCGGACGAAGTGATTTGCAAATGCTGCCGCGGCCGCTTCGATCCCTATTCCCGCCCAGGCGTCGCGGCTTCGTGCGCCCCTCCTCATCTACCCGTCGATCCGCCTCGGCCGCGCCAAGACGACCACGAGAGACGATGGCGCCCATGGCCGGCCGGTGTTGGCCTTGAAGCAGTGGCTGGCGGACGCGAGTATGTACTCCGAGATTACACTGAGCGAAGTTTAATCTAACGCGGCGTCTGCGTGAAAAGCGCGGTCGCACGGACAGCCCTGACAGGCAGCCGGGATGTCACTCGTCGATGTCGGCCGAGGAAAACAGCTCATCGATGTCGCGGTGTCCCTCGATGATGTTGACTACCTCAAAACGGTCATCGACGTAGCGGAAGAAGATGACATATCCCTTATGCGCCGAACTGCGGATATCGGCCCGCAATTCCGGTCGCGATCGGCCGAGTGTGCCAGGGAGGTCGGCAAGTGTGCGGCACTTTTGCCGAAGTTCCCCCACAAAACGGCGGCCCGCGACCAAGCTGCCGCTTTGGCGGGTGATGTATTCGAGGATATTGACCAGATCAGCGAGCGCCGAAGGCAGCATACGAAGCTGCGGCACGCTTAGAAGCCTTCCTTGGTCAGCTGTGCGGCTTTGGCCTCCAGCGCCGCGTCAATATCAGCATCGGACACTTCACCGCCCTCGGCAATCGACTTGTTGAGGAGGCTGCTCAGCGCCCTCAGCTTCTGTTCGCGTTCCTCGACCAGACGCAGGCCTTCGCGCACCACTTCGCTGGCGGAGCCGTAACGGCCGTCCTTCACGATGTTAGATACAAAAGCTTCCCAGCGGTCACCAATGGAAACGTTCATGCCACACCTCCGGATTCGTCACAGCATGCCACAATAGCAATCCTTGCGCAATTATTGACACAGTCGCCACGTCTCACAGGTGAACGCCCGAACTCGATTTCAAGAGGCTTGAGCCTCGGTGACTGCCGTATCAACGCCAAACAGCGGTCATCGAAGACCTCGTTCCTGACCAGGGCGCGAAGGGAATTCCGGTTCAGGAGGGTGACCGTTGATCGTTACATACCGACGACAGCAACTTATTTGAAGTGACGAAAAATCCGCCGAACCTGGTAGAGTCCGCCGATCTTCGCCGGTGCCAAATCGTCAAAAACATTGCGAACCGGTGATCCTGGAAAACCGACAGCCTAGAATCCGGCAAGGCCACAGCCGCTGAGCTGCGAAAATGGCGAAAACCGCTCCTTCTGACGCCATCCACCGCCGCGCCGAAGAGCTCGCCCTTCGATCCGCGCGACCAGCTCGCTGCGCTCCTCACCGACGACGACGTCGCTACGCTCAAACCTCTCGCTGGCGAAGGCATAGGCGACAATACGCTGTGCGCACTCGCCTCCAATCTCGGCTACGCTCGAGGCCTGGTGTCAGCTTGCCACCGGCAGCCCCCTCCCCAGACCGGCGCCGGAAAGCTTGCCGCTGAAATTCGTTTCCATCATCTTTGGGGTCCCATCAAGCGTGCAGAGTCGAGTCCGGCTTGCGGGATACCGCCTGCTTCGCGCGAAATGCCCCCATGCCCCTGATACGGTACGTCGACGTCTGAGCAGTTGGTCAAATCCTCACCCGCTGGCGCGGGCTCACCGGTACCTTCAACAGCCCCTCGCTCAAATCCTCCTTGCGCCTTGCGTGCGCGTGAGCGCCCGACCGCGACAGCGCAAGCAAGAAGGCCGTCACCGCCGACATTCTCGCATTACTGCTGCAGGTCTGCGCCGGCGAGCGCCTGGTCGATCTGCGCGACCGGGCGCTACTTCTGATCACGTTTGCCTCCGGCGGCGGCGGCGGTCGGAAATTGCGGGACTGCAAGTTGCGGATCTTGTCGACGAAGAATCCATTCGTGACGATCCGAACGACGCGAATTCCCCTTCCCTTCCCGCAGCGCGAAATCGCCATATCCGGTTCGGCCTCGGCTCAGCGGCAAAAGTCGTTCATTTAAAGACGACAAAAATGTATCCAAACCTTTCCTTTAATCCCTCCGTTCCAGATGTGAAATTGCTCCCGGTCGCATGACGTCGACAATTTCACGGAGAACGGTGATGGAGAGCACACCCAGATACATTTCACTTGCGGAAATGAAGCGCCTCGGCGTCCGTCTCGAGGCATCCGCGCTCCTCGATGCCGCCAGGGCAGCTTGGTCTGACATCCGCCTGGGCCAGGCCCATGGCCTGAAATCTGTCTTGTCCTTTCCCGAAGCCACCTTGTGGAACCAACCCCAGTTTGAAGCTTACCGGGATACGTTGCAAGGCGAGCGGTTGGGCTGGAAGCTCTCTGCGCTCTCCAGTGTCGGG
The nucleotide sequence above comes from Ensifer adhaerens. Encoded proteins:
- a CDS encoding type II toxin-antitoxin system ParD family antitoxin gives rise to the protein MNVSIGDRWEAFVSNIVKDGRYGSASEVVREGLRLVEEREQKLRALSSLLNKSIAEGGEVSDADIDAALEAKAAQLTKEGF
- a CDS encoding ribbon-helix-helix domain-containing protein, whose product is MSVKSSISLTDQQDAFARSLVESGRYPSMSSVLQHGLELLRQKTESEAVETAALRELVQQRLNGPMISATEIESRVAAMIERKRRVVRVDS
- a CDS encoding type II toxin-antitoxin system RelE/ParE family toxin encodes the protein MPQLRMLPSALADLVNILEYITRQSGSLVAGRRFVGELRQKCRTLADLPGTLGRSRPELRADIRSSAHKGYVIFFRYVDDRFEVVNIIEGHRDIDELFSSADIDE